A section of the Cololabis saira isolate AMF1-May2022 chromosome 6, fColSai1.1, whole genome shotgun sequence genome encodes:
- the LOC133446569 gene encoding high-affinity lysophosphatidic acid receptor-like, translating into MAFCNESLLEECDFLPPGPEEAAESLPPDAEPPLISVTLRVTLAAIMIFMITIGFLGNAIVCLIVYQKPAMRSAINLLLATLAFSDIMLSLLCMPFTAVTVASADWSFGSGFCRASIMLYWLFVLEGVSILLIISVDRFLIIVQRQDKLTPHRAKLLIAGSWVLSLCVSLPSVVGWRAGAAAGIGGAWAPQCVLGYSESLADRGYTVLLAVAVFFVPFTVMLYSYMCILNTVRRNTLRIHNHASERSCLPALSQGGKQQQRRLAGLQRPPQVKVDMSFKTRAFTTILILFVGFSVCWLPHTVVSLLAVFSRRFYYSPVFYPVSIGALWLSYLKTVFNPVIYCWRIRKFREACQEFIPKSCRLCPRVPGRSHRRVRPSNLYVCSEIQSTV; encoded by the coding sequence ATGGCGTTCTGCAACGAGAGCCTGCTGGAGGAGTGTGACTTCCTGCCGCCGGGGCCGGAGGAGGCGGCGGAGAGCCTCCCGCCGGACGCCGAGCCGCCGCTCATCTCCGTTACCCTCCGCGTGACCCTGGCGGCCATCATGATCTTCATGATCACCATCGGTTTCCTGGGCAACGCCATCGTGTGTCTCATCGTGTACCAGAAGCCGGCCATGCGCTCGGCCATCAACCTGCTGCTGGCCACGCTGGCCTTCTCCGACATCATGCTGTCGCTGCTCTGCATGCCCTTCACCGCCGTCACCGTGGCGTCGGCCGACTGGAGCTTCGGCAGCGGCTTCTGCCGCGCCTCCATCATGCTGTACTGGCTCTTCGTCCTGGAGGGCGTGTccatcctcctcatcatcagcGTGGACCGCTTCCTGATCATCGTGCAGCGGCAGGACAAGCTGACGCCGCACCGCGCCAAGCTGCTGATCGCCGGCTCGTGGGTGCTGAGCCTGTGCGTGTCGCTGCCGTCGGTGGTGGGGTGGCGGGCCGGCGCGGCGGCGGGCATCGGCGGCGCCTGGGCGCCCCAGTGCGTGCTGGGATACAGCGAGTCGCTGGCGGACCGCGGCTACACCGTGCTGCTGGCCGTGGCCGTCTTCTTCGTGCCCTTCACCGTCATGCTGTACTCGTACATGTGCATCCTGAACACGGTGCGGCGCAACACGCTGCGCATCCACAACCACGCCAGCGAGCGCTCCTGCCTGCCGGCGCTCAGCCAGGGCggcaagcagcagcagcggcggctggCCGGGCTGCAGCGGCCGCCGCAGGTCAAGGTGGACATGAGCTTCAAGACGCGCGCCTTCACCACCATCCTCATCCTGTTCGTGGGCTTCTCCGTGTGCTGGCTGCCGCACACGGTGGTGAGCCTGCTGGCCGTGTTCAGCCGCCGCTTCTACTACAGCCCCGTCTTCTACCCCGTCAGCATCGGCGCGCTGTGGCTCAGCTACCTGAAGACGGTCTTCAACCCCGTCATCTACTGCTGGAGGATCCGCAAGTTCCGGGAGGCGTGCCAGGAGTTCATCCCCAAGAGCTGCCGGCTCTGCCCGCGCGTTCCCGGCCGGAGCCACCGGAGGGTCCGACCCAGCAACCTGTACGTGTGCAGCGAGATCCAGTCCACCGTGTGA